One window of the Clupea harengus chromosome 20, Ch_v2.0.2, whole genome shotgun sequence genome contains the following:
- the LOC116225196 gene encoding protocadherin beta-16-like has protein sequence MTEIVWTYGGFLTSLFFGKTYSGIFLRITMATKEGRRRSHIDGSIFIRKHWQVILLLASFCDIIGAQIRYSIPEEMKVGSLIGNVAQDLGLDLKRLRSGRARIVTGESIQYTELKSDKGILVVSERIDREQLCGEITPCSFSFEIILENPMELHQVTVEILDINDNAPVFRKTEINFEISEAATVGSRFVLGSADDPDVGLNALQNYVLSPNAHFVLKEQSNPDGSKYAEMVLQKALDREDNPRLSLKLIAVDGGNPERSGTVNIDVTVLDNNDNVPVFNQTVYKSTVEENAPRGTYVTTVNATDADAGSNGYIVYSFSDLKEDLKKIFSIDESTGTISVVGAIDFEQNKRYEIRVEAKDHGGFTGTSKVIIEVVDINDNAPVMNVMSFSSPVSEDSPIGTTIAIINVKDADSAYNGQVTCSIDRGLPFDIKSSLANYYTLVTGALFDRETLSEYNITVTAVDSGSSPLSTVKTLRLTLSDVNDNAPIFEQKMYSVYIMENNSPGLSIFTVKSRDSDANQNARISYYLDEKQSDGTSVSTYLSINSETGVLHAVRSFDFEQIKQLSFIVKAQDGGSPPLSSNATLYLIIRDQNDNAPQILYPIQTSGSLVAEIVPRSADMGYLVTKVVAVDVDSGQNAWLSYKLQKATERALFEVGAQNGEIRTIRQITDKDAVKQKLTVVVEDNGQPSRSATVSVNVALADSFPEVLSEFTDMTHDKEYNENLTFYLVLALAVVSFLFIVSIISILSVKCYRWRREQMFYKSNGNLPVIPYYPPLYADVGGTGTLQHVYNYEVCRTMDSRKSDLNYGRPCSESIISLDTCGKDTLPHANRERLTMDDAGNQVSFISLLGNFSFLVCFFILRI, from the coding sequence ATGACGGAGATTGTTTGGACTTATGGTGGATTTTTGACATCATTATTTTTTGGTAAAACATACAGTGGGATTTTCTTAAGGATTACCATGGCCACTAAGGAGGGACGTAGGCGTTCACACATTGACGGGTCTATCTTTATTCGAAAGCACTGGCAAGTAATATTGTTATTGGCGAGCTTTTGTGATATTATTGGCGCACAGATTCGTTATTCTATTCCGGAGGAGATGAAGGTTGGTTCGCTTATTGGGAATGTTGCTCAAGACCTGGGACTTGATTTGAAAAGGCTTCGATCGGGCCGTGCCCGTATCGTCACTGGAGAAAGCATACAGTACACAGAGCTGAAGTCAGACAAAGGGATTCTAGTTGTGAGCGAGAGGATAGACCGAGAGCAGCTATGCGGTGAAATCACCCCATGTAGCTTCAGTTTTGAAATCATTCTAGAAAATCCAATGGAACTACACCAGGTCACAGTTGAAATCCTAGATATAAATGATAATGCGCCCGTATTTCGGAAAACTGAAATCAATTTTGAGATAAGTGAAGCAGCTACGGTTGGCTCGCGTTTTGTGCTGGGTAGTGCCGATGATCCCGACGTCGGACTTAATGCTCTTCAGAATTACGTTCTTTCTCCAAATGCtcattttgttttaaaagaGCAGTCGAATCCAGATGGGAGTAAATATGCAGAAATGGTTCTTCAGAAAGCTTTAGACAGAGAAGATAATCCACGCCTTTCTTTAAAACTAATAGCAGTGGATGGCGGAAATCCAGAGAGATCTGGCACTGTAAATATAGATGTCACCGTACTAGATAATAATGACAATGTCCCCGTGTTTAATCAGACCGTGTATAAATCGACTGTGGAGGAAAATGCACCGAGAGGTACTTATGTGACCACAGTAAATGCAACTGATGCTGATGCCGGTTCTAATGGGTATATAGTGTACTCGTTTAGTGATCTgaaggaggatttaaaaaaaatatttagcaTTGACGAGTCCACAGGCACAATTTCTGTCGTCGGAGCGATTGACTTTGAACAAAATAAACGGTATGAAATAAGAGTTGAAGCAAAAGACCATGGAGGATTCACTGGCactagtaaggttattatagaAGTTGTAGATATTAATGATAATGCGCCAGTTATGAACGTCATGTCTTTTTCTAGTCCTGTGTCCGAGGATTCTCCCATAGGGACGACAATAGCTATAATAAACGTCAAAGATGCTGATTCTGCTTACAATGGTCAAGTTACATGCTCCATAGACAGAGGTCTTCCTTTCGATATCAAATCGTCTCTAGCAAACTATTATACTCTAGTCACAGGCGCGTTATTTGACCGCGAAACATTGTCTGAGTACAATATCACCGTAACGGCAGTTGATTCCGGATCATCCCCACTCTCTACTGTCAAGACTCTGCGTCTAACGCTGTCTGACGTCAATGACAACGCACCCATTTTCGAGCagaaaatgtattcagtgtatATAATGGAAAATAACTCTCCCGGGTTGTCCATCTTTACAGTAAAGTCGAGGGACTCAGATGCGAATCAAAATGCCAGAATATCATATTACTTAGATGAAAAGCAGAGTGATGGAACTTCGGTATCTACTTATTTATCTATAAATTCCGAAACTGGGGTTTTGCATGCAGTGCGTTCATTTGACTTTGAGCAAATTAAGCAACTCAGCTTTATTGTGAAAGCACAAGACGGCGGCTCCCCTCCTCTAAGTAGTAATGCCACTCTTTACTTAATCATACGGGATCAAAATGACAATGCGCCTCAGATTCTGTATCCGATACAAACTAGTGGATCCCTCGTGGCTGAAATTGTGCCTCGTTCAGCAGATATGGGCTACCTCGTCACCAAGGTGGTGGCTGTTGATGTGGACTCTGGACAGAATGCCTGGCTCTCATACAAACTACAGAAAGCAACAGAGAGAGCGTTGTTTGAAGTGGGCGCACAGAATGGAGAAATAAGAACTATCCGTCAAATTACTGACAAAGATGCTGTTAAGCAGAAGCTCACTGTTGTAGTCGAGGACAACGGACAGCCCTCTCGCTCAGCTACAGTCAGTGTTAACGTGGCTTTGGCGGACAGCTTTCCTGAAGTACTGTCGGAGTTCACTGACATGACGCATGACAAAGAGTACAACGAGAACCTCACATTTTATTTAGTCCTGGCTTTAGCCGTcgtgtcttttctttttattgtgtCCATCATTTCAATACTGTCAGTGAAATGCTACAGATGGAGACGTGAGCAGATGTTCTATAAATCGAACGGCAATCTCCCAGTCATTCCGTATTACCCACCACTTTACGCAGACGTCGGAGGCACGGGTACTTTGCAGCACGTTTATAATTATGAGGTGTGTAGAACAATGGACTCCAGGAAAAGTGATCTGAATTACGGCAGACCTTGTAGTGAAAGTATCATAAGCCTGGACACGTGTGGAAAAGATACACTCCCACATGCCAACAGGGAAAGACTGACCATGGATGATGCAGGCAATCAGGTGAGCTTCATATCTTTACTTGGGAACTTCagttttcttgtgtgtttttttatcctGCGTATTTAA